The following are from one region of the Candidatus Eisenbacteria bacterium genome:
- the dnaK gene encoding molecular chaperone DnaK, which produces MGKIIGIDLGTTNSCVAVMEGGKPVVIQNSEGGRTTPSVVAFTKGGERLVGVVARRQAVTNPKATIYSIKRFMGRKYNEVGEETKQVPFPVEGDSNGSVVVRAGDKTYTPPEISSMILQKMKQTAEDYLGEKVTEAVITVPAYFNDSQRQATKDAGRIAGLDVKRIINEPTAASLAYGLEKKKDEKIAVFDLGGGTFDISILELGDGVFEVKSTNGDTHLGGDDFDKKIIDWLADEFQKQQGIDLRKDPMALQRLREAAEKAKCELSTAVEAEINLPFITADASGPKHMNITLSRAKLEQLVDDLIQRTVGPCKQALKDSGFSASDIDEVILVGGQTRMPKVQELVKDLFGKEPHKGVNPDEVVAVGAAIQGAVLGGEVGDVVLLDVTPLSLGIETLGAVCTRLIERNTTIPTRKSEVFSTASDSQTTVDIHVLQGEREMAMDNKSIGRFQLTGIPPAPRGIPQIEVTFDIDANGILQVSAKDKATGKEQSIKIQASSGLSDAEIQKMVKEAQSHAAEDKKRREKIDARNRADQLAYETEKNLKEMGDKMDADTKARVEAAVGRLKEALKGDDENEIKSASEALTQVWHDAAAKMYSKATSGGKPEPEAGQEEEKSEKKDGKGEVEADYEVID; this is translated from the coding sequence ATGGGAAAAATAATAGGAATTGATCTCGGAACAACCAACTCCTGTGTGGCCGTTATGGAGGGTGGAAAGCCCGTGGTCATTCAGAACTCTGAAGGTGGAAGGACAACGCCGTCCGTTGTGGCTTTCACCAAAGGCGGAGAAAGGCTCGTGGGTGTCGTCGCGAGAAGGCAGGCCGTGACGAATCCGAAGGCTACGATTTACTCGATAAAGAGATTCATGGGGAGGAAATATAACGAAGTCGGCGAGGAGACGAAGCAGGTTCCGTTTCCGGTTGAAGGCGATTCAAACGGGAGCGTCGTGGTCAGGGCCGGAGACAAGACCTACACTCCGCCGGAAATATCCTCAATGATACTTCAGAAGATGAAGCAGACTGCTGAAGATTACCTGGGTGAGAAAGTAACAGAAGCAGTGATCACTGTCCCTGCCTACTTCAACGACAGTCAGCGCCAGGCAACAAAGGACGCCGGAAGAATAGCAGGGCTCGACGTGAAAAGGATAATAAACGAGCCAACTGCCGCTTCCCTTGCCTACGGCCTTGAGAAGAAGAAAGATGAAAAAATAGCAGTCTTCGACCTCGGCGGAGGAACGTTCGATATCTCCATCCTTGAGTTAGGCGATGGCGTCTTCGAGGTCAAGTCCACAAACGGCGATACGCATCTGGGCGGCGATGATTTTGACAAGAAGATCATCGACTGGCTTGCTGATGAGTTCCAGAAGCAGCAAGGGATTGACCTCAGAAAAGATCCGATGGCCCTCCAGCGGCTGAGGGAAGCGGCCGAGAAGGCGAAATGCGAGCTTTCGACTGCAGTCGAGGCCGAGATCAACCTCCCGTTCATCACTGCCGATGCAAGCGGCCCCAAGCACATGAATATCACTCTTTCCAGGGCGAAGCTTGAGCAGCTTGTTGATGATCTCATTCAGCGCACAGTCGGTCCCTGCAAACAGGCACTCAAGGATTCCGGATTTTCTGCAAGCGATATTGATGAAGTCATTCTGGTGGGCGGGCAGACCAGAATGCCAAAGGTTCAGGAGCTTGTGAAAGACCTCTTTGGCAAGGAACCCCATAAGGGAGTGAATCCTGATGAGGTTGTGGCAGTCGGAGCTGCAATCCAGGGAGCCGTGCTCGGCGGCGAGGTTGGCGACGTGGTTCTTCTTGATGTGACGCCTCTTTCTCTTGGCATAGAGACACTTGGGGCCGTGTGCACAAGGTTGATCGAAAGAAACACGACAATACCCACCAGGAAATCTGAAGTTTTCTCAACTGCATCGGACAGTCAGACGACAGTCGATATTCATGTGCTTCAAGGTGAGAGGGAAATGGCGATGGACAATAAGTCAATCGGCCGCTTCCAACTTACAGGAATTCCTCCCGCTCCGCGCGGCATTCCCCAGATCGAAGTCACCTTTGACATTGATGCCAACGGAATACTCCAGGTCTCCGCAAAGGACAAGGCTACTGGAAAGGAGCAGAGCATTAAGATCCAGGCCTCATCCGGGCTTTCCGACGCCGAGATCCAGAAGATGGTGAAGGAAGCACAGAGCCATGCGGCCGAGGACAAGAAGAGAAGAGAGAAGATCGACGCGCGCAACAGGGCAGATCAGCTTGCCTATGAAACAGAGAAGAATCTGAAAGAGATGGGCGACAAGATGGACGCTGACACAAAGGCCAGGGTCGAAGCGGCGGTCGGACGGCTGAAAGAAGCGCTCAAGGGAGACGATGAGAACGAGATTAAGTCTGCATCCGAGGCGCTTACTCAGGTGTGGCACGATGCTGCTGCCAAGATGTATTCGAAAGCCACAAGCGGCGGGAAGCCGGAGCCCGAAGCGGGGCAGGAAGAGGAGAAGAGTGAGAAGAAAGATGGGAAAGGAGAGGTAGAGGCCGACTACGAAGTGATAGACTAG
- a CDS encoding MOSC domain-containing protein, which produces MKKTPVPFADFECEQGIKGDAHFGKDIRQVSLLGLESIEKMRQKGLNAVPGDFGENVTLAGIEIHTLPLGTKIRLGSTVLLELTQIGKECVERCAIYDQIGDCVMPREGVFARVLTGGRVRAGDDAFVIPGG; this is translated from the coding sequence ATGAAGAAAACGCCAGTCCCTTTTGCGGATTTCGAGTGTGAGCAGGGGATCAAGGGCGATGCCCATTTCGGAAAAGACATCCGCCAGGTCAGTCTTCTCGGGCTTGAAAGCATAGAGAAGATGAGACAAAAAGGTCTCAATGCCGTGCCTGGAGATTTTGGTGAAAACGTCACGCTGGCCGGGATAGAGATTCACACACTTCCCCTGGGAACGAAGATTAGACTCGGCTCAACCGTGCTTCTCGAACTTACTCAGATTGGAAAAGAGTGTGTGGAAAGGTGCGCAATATATGACCAGATCGGGGACTGTGTCATGCCAAGAGAAGGTGTTTTCGCAAGAGTCCTGACGGGCGGGAGAGTCCGGGCCGGCGATGATGCCTTTGTCATTCCCGGAGGATAG
- a CDS encoding ABC transporter permease, translating into MQVLENILIALSSLWVHKMRSFLTTLGVVIGVGAVITMVSLGQGARRAVQERILALGSNLVFVRPGSFRMGHVAAQEGARIDLTDKDAKAIKKDCPAALVVVPELQRSEQVKYGNKNWNTRVIGTTPDFGPVRNFKPTLGRFFTWQEDLGMARVCLLGETVRENLFGQMEDPVGETIRIGRVNFTVIGLLPEKGQTGFSNQDDQVVVPLNTAQKRLFGIDYLSGISVQARDAKSVDQTVLEIEKALRKSHRIKTGGDNDFTIRVQTDVLTTMEETSKTLGFLLAGVAGVSLIVGGIGIMNIMLVSVRERTREIGTRKAIGARRRDILFQFLVEAVTLSLVGGTVGILLGVLASYLLSAMARWNTSISLSSIIVSFLFAAAVGIFFGLYPARKASLLNPTEALRYE; encoded by the coding sequence ATGCAAGTACTTGAAAATATTCTCATAGCACTCAGCTCGCTCTGGGTCCACAAGATGAGATCTTTTCTCACAACGCTCGGTGTCGTCATTGGCGTGGGAGCCGTGATCACTATGGTTTCCCTGGGCCAGGGAGCAAGACGGGCTGTGCAGGAAAGAATCCTGGCTCTCGGCTCCAATCTCGTGTTTGTGAGACCAGGTTCTTTTCGCATGGGTCACGTTGCTGCACAAGAAGGGGCAAGGATTGACCTCACGGACAAAGATGCCAAGGCAATCAAGAAAGACTGCCCGGCAGCTCTCGTTGTAGTCCCCGAGCTGCAGAGGTCTGAACAGGTGAAATACGGAAACAAGAACTGGAACACAAGGGTTATCGGCACGACTCCGGATTTTGGACCGGTAAGGAATTTCAAGCCCACGTTGGGAAGGTTTTTTACCTGGCAGGAAGATCTCGGGATGGCAAGAGTGTGTCTGCTCGGGGAAACGGTGAGAGAAAATCTCTTCGGCCAAATGGAAGATCCGGTCGGGGAAACGATTAGGATTGGCAGAGTGAATTTTACCGTGATAGGACTTCTTCCCGAAAAGGGGCAGACGGGGTTTTCTAACCAGGATGATCAGGTAGTTGTGCCTCTCAACACTGCGCAGAAGAGGCTTTTTGGCATAGACTACTTGAGCGGAATCAGTGTCCAGGCAAGGGATGCGAAATCCGTCGATCAGACGGTTCTGGAGATTGAGAAAGCGTTACGGAAGAGTCACCGGATCAAGACCGGTGGTGACAACGATTTCACAATCCGGGTCCAAACAGATGTCCTCACCACAATGGAAGAAACATCAAAAACGCTTGGATTTCTCCTTGCCGGAGTTGCAGGAGTTTCGCTTATTGTGGGAGGAATAGGAATTATGAACATAATGCTTGTCTCTGTCCGCGAGAGGACAAGAGAGATAGGCACAAGGAAGGCAATAGGTGCACGAAGAAGGGATATTCTCTTTCAGTTTCTTGTTGAAGCTGTTACGCTCAGTCTGGTTGGCGGCACTGTCGGGATTCTTCTGGGGGTTCTTGCTTCATATCTTCTTTCCGCGATGGCGCGATGGAACACGAGCATTTCTCTGAGCTCGATTATCGTCTCATTTCTTTTTGCCGCAGCAGTCGGCATCTTCTTCGGACTTTATCCCGCGAGAAAAGCTTCTCTTCTTAATCCAACAGAGGCCCTGCGGTACGAGTAG
- a CDS encoding MogA/MoaB family molybdenum cofactor biosynthesis protein translates to MTVAILTISDKGARGERKDESGKVALELITKLDAKLARYDIIPDEAELIREKLVDYSDKLRVDLVLTTGGTGFSPRDKTPEATLAVLERQAPGISELMRFQSYKKTPKAALSRGVSGIRKSTMIVNLPGSPKAVRECLEAILPILPHAISVLKGEAGECGESRDAE, encoded by the coding sequence ATGACAGTGGCAATCCTTACAATAAGTGATAAAGGTGCAAGGGGAGAAAGAAAGGACGAGAGCGGCAAGGTTGCGCTCGAGTTGATTACCAAGCTCGACGCAAAGCTTGCCAGATACGACATCATCCCGGACGAGGCAGAGCTCATCAGAGAGAAACTAGTCGACTATTCCGACAAGCTTCGTGTTGACCTCGTTCTCACGACGGGCGGCACGGGGTTTTCTCCCAGGGATAAAACCCCGGAGGCGACTCTGGCCGTGCTGGAAAGACAGGCACCTGGCATTTCAGAGCTGATGAGATTTCAATCTTACAAGAAGACCCCGAAGGCCGCGCTCTCGCGGGGAGTCTCAGGAATCAGGAAGAGCACAATGATTGTGAACCTGCCGGGCAGCCCGAAAGCCGTTAGAGAATGCCTCGAAGCCATCCTTCCAATCCTTCCCCACGCAATCTCCGTCCTGAAGGGCGAAGCCGGCGAATGCGGAGAATCCCGCGATGCGGAGTGA
- a CDS encoding DUF362 domain-containing protein, whose product MRKVFSFATGGFLSVPIALELRTSAHSSDGLTENDDEPRQGKNSSGDKPEKKVSRVPVGIARGKSVRESVQKAVELGGGLGFIKPGSTVLVKPNVNSDDSHPGTTNPEVLLHVLESVWGKNPKRVIVSDRSGFWGKTIEFMKKTGLYEAAIQGKAEVIPFDDGPWTEVKPASATSWKDGFRFPELPLRVDSIISIPVCKTHKFATFTMAIKNFVGFLHPDDRTSRLHKSHGEPGFGTLIAELGLAVTPKFYVMDATKVFVSGGPATGDEKKVDLIIASRDRVANDVVGLGLLKLLGTEKRIQDKSVWEQPQIKRTIELGLGIRSIEELKLQGFNSPEAERILRYLS is encoded by the coding sequence ATGAGAAAAGTGTTCAGTTTTGCAACAGGCGGGTTCTTGAGCGTGCCGATCGCTTTGGAGTTGAGGACATCCGCGCATTCTTCTGATGGTTTGACTGAGAACGATGACGAGCCCCGCCAAGGAAAGAACTCATCCGGGGATAAACCGGAGAAAAAAGTGAGTCGAGTTCCTGTGGGAATTGCCAGAGGGAAATCTGTCCGGGAATCCGTCCAGAAGGCGGTCGAGCTGGGAGGTGGTCTGGGCTTCATCAAGCCTGGAAGCACTGTCCTGGTGAAGCCAAACGTGAATTCAGATGACTCTCACCCAGGTACGACGAATCCCGAGGTCCTTCTTCATGTCCTTGAGTCAGTTTGGGGAAAGAATCCCAAGAGAGTCATCGTGTCCGACAGATCGGGCTTCTGGGGAAAGACAATTGAGTTCATGAAGAAAACAGGGTTGTACGAAGCTGCAATTCAGGGGAAGGCGGAGGTCATACCATTTGATGATGGTCCCTGGACAGAGGTTAAGCCCGCAAGTGCAACCTCATGGAAAGACGGTTTCAGGTTTCCAGAGCTTCCTCTTCGAGTAGATTCGATCATTTCAATTCCGGTCTGCAAGACCCACAAGTTCGCAACATTCACAATGGCTATCAAGAACTTTGTCGGTTTCCTTCACCCGGATGACAGGACGTCCCGCCTCCACAAGAGCCACGGAGAGCCGGGATTCGGAACCTTGATTGCTGAACTTGGGCTTGCCGTCACCCCCAAGTTCTACGTGATGGATGCGACAAAAGTCTTCGTATCCGGCGGACCTGCCACCGGCGATGAGAAGAAAGTTGATCTCATTATTGCGTCCCGAGACAGAGTCGCGAACGATGTTGTCGGCCTGGGACTTCTCAAGCTTCTTGGCACCGAGAAGAGAATTCAAGACAAATCAGTATGGGAGCAGCCCCAGATAAAGCGGACTATTGAGCTCGGCCTCGGAATAAGATCGATAGAAGAGCTAAAACTGCAAGGTTTCAACTCTCCGGAGGCAGAACGTATTCTTCGCTACCTGTCGTAG
- a CDS encoding HesA/MoeB/ThiF family protein codes for MTVTILSEEELERYSRQIILPEIGRAGQRKLRQGKVLVVGAGGLGSPALFYLASAGVGTIGIVDSEDVSLSNLQRQFIHTTKDIGKPKTDSAKKKLKLLNPSVNVVTYFKRLSPRNVDSILKDFDAVVDGSDNFPTRYVVNESCIRLGKALFHGGIFRFGGQVMSIVPGKGPCLRCVFPKTPPTRLVPGCELGGVLNAVAGVVGSIQAGEAIKFLLGTGELLLGKILILDARDMSFKTLSARKRKGCPTCGG; via the coding sequence GTGACTGTCACTATTTTGAGTGAGGAGGAGCTTGAGAGATACTCAAGGCAGATTATTCTCCCGGAGATAGGAAGAGCGGGCCAGAGAAAACTCCGGCAGGGAAAAGTCCTTGTAGTCGGAGCCGGAGGCCTGGGTTCTCCGGCACTTTTCTATCTTGCATCGGCAGGTGTCGGGACGATCGGAATTGTTGACAGTGAGGACGTCTCTCTCTCAAACCTGCAGAGGCAGTTCATTCATACGACCAAGGATATTGGAAAGCCCAAAACAGATTCCGCAAAGAAGAAGCTCAAGCTTCTCAATCCGTCGGTGAATGTTGTGACATACTTCAAGAGATTGTCGCCACGGAACGTCGATTCGATACTCAAAGACTTTGATGCTGTTGTTGATGGAAGCGACAACTTCCCCACCCGCTATGTGGTAAATGAATCTTGCATAAGACTCGGGAAGGCTCTTTTTCACGGCGGGATTTTCAGGTTCGGAGGCCAGGTGATGAGCATAGTGCCGGGAAAGGGGCCGTGCCTTAGATGCGTTTTCCCAAAGACTCCGCCCACAAGACTGGTTCCAGGCTGCGAGCTAGGCGGAGTTCTGAACGCCGTGGCCGGGGTTGTCGGGAGCATTCAGGCCGGGGAGGCAATCAAGTTTCTTCTCGGAACCGGCGAACTTCTTCTCGGCAAGATTCTTATCCTTGATGCAAGGGACATGAGTTTCAAGACGCTAAGTGCCAGGAAGAGAAAAGGCTGTCCCACTTGTGGAGGGTGA
- the moaC gene encoding cyclic pyranopterin monophosphate synthase MoaC codes for MSQKQNKTRPGSSVRMVDVSAKEKTLRTAVATGKIFLSPKTLETIEKGLLPKGDVLTVSRVAGIMAAKRTSELIPMCHPIALSNVSVELHSSKENSCIEARAIAKAVDRTGAEMESLVAVTVSLLTICDMCKQVDKDMVIGEIALIEKAGGRSGHYKRKSKTIGQ; via the coding sequence ATGAGTCAGAAACAGAACAAGACCAGACCTGGCAGCTCTGTCCGCATGGTGGACGTGTCCGCGAAGGAAAAAACCCTGCGGACCGCTGTGGCAACCGGAAAGATCTTCCTCAGCCCGAAGACGCTTGAGACAATCGAGAAAGGGCTGCTTCCAAAGGGAGATGTGCTCACAGTATCCAGAGTAGCTGGTATCATGGCTGCAAAGCGAACCAGTGAGTTGATCCCTATGTGCCATCCAATTGCACTATCGAATGTCAGTGTCGAGCTTCATTCTTCCAAGGAAAACTCGTGTATCGAGGCGAGAGCAATCGCCAAAGCAGTTGACAGAACAGGTGCAGAAATGGAGTCGCTGGTTGCAGTCACCGTGTCTCTTCTGACAATTTGCGATATGTGCAAGCAGGTTGATAAGGACATGGTTATCGGGGAGATAGCGCTTATCGAGAAGGCAGGCGGAAGAAGTGGCCACTACAAGAGGAAAAGCAAAACCATCGGGCAGTGA
- a CDS encoding sigma-54 dependent transcriptional regulator, translating to MEVRGRASRQPSYEYDIVGTSTAVQRILKLVSKIAPTESGVLITGESGTGKELVARQIHYLSKRNTKAFVPVNCAAIPEGLFESELFGHVKGAFTGAVQSKKGLFEEADGGTLFLDEVAEMPSSAQVKLLRALQSHEIRRVGGNEDTHIDVRVIAATNRDIKEALRTGELREDLYYRLNVFHIHVPPLRERRDDILILAQYFVEKHSLGRKGKTPRISPSAASFLLAYDYPGNIRELENIVQRAVLLAESGVINPRDLPPEIRQRRMLTSAEEKSGYYSDGFSLEEVERLHIMRVLEKHKWNMSRAAKALGISRSTLWRKLRGTERGGRTSVSKRNR from the coding sequence TTGGAAGTCAGAGGCCGGGCATCAAGACAGCCCAGTTACGAATATGACATAGTCGGGACCAGTACGGCCGTCCAGCGAATCCTCAAGCTGGTTTCAAAGATTGCGCCCACAGAAAGCGGTGTGCTCATAACAGGGGAGAGCGGAACCGGGAAGGAGCTGGTTGCCAGGCAGATTCACTATCTCAGCAAGCGAAACACGAAGGCGTTCGTTCCGGTGAACTGTGCCGCCATTCCAGAGGGACTGTTCGAGAGTGAGCTCTTTGGACACGTCAAAGGAGCTTTCACCGGGGCGGTGCAGTCGAAGAAAGGGCTTTTTGAGGAAGCAGACGGCGGAACGCTTTTCCTGGACGAGGTAGCCGAGATGCCGTCGAGCGCACAGGTCAAGCTTCTGAGAGCTCTTCAATCTCACGAGATCAGGAGAGTCGGCGGAAACGAGGATACGCACATTGATGTCAGAGTCATTGCCGCAACAAACAGGGACATAAAAGAGGCATTGAGGACGGGCGAATTGAGGGAAGACCTTTATTACAGGCTCAACGTCTTCCACATTCACGTGCCGCCGCTGAGGGAAAGGAGAGATGATATTCTCATCCTTGCGCAATACTTCGTCGAAAAGCACTCTCTCGGCAGGAAGGGGAAGACTCCGAGAATCTCTCCCTCTGCTGCCTCGTTTCTCCTGGCCTACGATTATCCCGGGAATATCAGGGAGCTTGAGAACATTGTCCAACGTGCGGTTCTCCTTGCCGAGTCCGGCGTCATAAACCCGCGCGACCTTCCGCCGGAGATCAGGCAAAGGAGGATGCTGACTTCGGCAGAGGAGAAGAGCGGCTACTACAGTGACGGGTTCTCGCTTGAGGAGGTTGAGCGGCTTCACATAATGAGGGTTCTCGAGAAGCACAAGTGGAATATGTCCAGGGCAGCGAAGGCCCTTGGAATTTCACGTTCGACACTGTGGAGAAAACTGAGGGGAACGGAACGAGGCGGGAGAACATCTGTTTCAAAACGAAACAGATAG
- a CDS encoding efflux RND transporter periplasmic adaptor subunit, with protein MKKFVLPVVFVLLVAASYFVLGRKPSRGPGESSMTTAKVQRGDLIVTVSSTGTIEPVVTVEVKSKASGVVNRLPVEEGDHVEKGQIIATLDETDLLNDVEQSKADLDVAKATLAQAERELKKSQELLGRNLASEDEVEKLKTEVVRAKAQLVRARVDVANKDERLKEAVVRAPLSGIILQKNVEEGQIISSGISSVSGGTLIAVVADMREVYVKADVDETDIAVIEPGQKAKVVADAYPDDIFEGEIVRIAPLAKVEQNVTTFEVTSKVANPQGKLKAGMNATVDIAAGERFGVLMVPNEALREPGRGLNRGEGNGEKGSVSVSPGPGKTGEKNAPASTDPRASARGDDRSRRAGGGVAGEIPGGMAGQERQGAGEAKEGGVTGGRPVGARGGYGVLTERSPGSGGAKEEGGGPGASWGREKFDAAAPRPKAKQVMVGRGGKFVPEIVLAGINNFENTEILQGLKEGDEIQILTGGPSGSMSQTMEQRERFKARMSQGEMGGLRR; from the coding sequence TTGAAAAAATTTGTACTCCCGGTCGTCTTCGTTCTGTTGGTCGCCGCCTCGTATTTTGTTCTTGGAAGGAAACCCTCCCGGGGCCCCGGAGAGTCTTCCATGACTACCGCAAAAGTCCAGAGGGGAGACTTGATTGTTACGGTCTCATCGACCGGCACAATTGAACCGGTGGTGACGGTTGAGGTCAAGTCCAAAGCGAGCGGCGTGGTTAACCGGCTTCCCGTGGAAGAAGGAGACCATGTAGAGAAGGGGCAGATCATTGCGACCCTCGATGAGACAGACCTGCTTAATGACGTTGAACAATCGAAGGCCGACCTTGACGTTGCAAAAGCCACGCTTGCTCAGGCGGAACGGGAGCTAAAGAAGAGCCAAGAGCTTCTTGGAAGAAATCTTGCCTCCGAAGATGAAGTGGAGAAATTGAAAACAGAAGTTGTGCGGGCAAAAGCACAGCTTGTGCGCGCCAGGGTGGATGTGGCGAATAAAGACGAAAGGCTCAAGGAAGCAGTCGTCAGAGCCCCTCTCTCTGGAATCATTCTCCAGAAGAACGTGGAAGAAGGTCAAATAATCTCCTCGGGAATCTCTTCCGTCAGCGGCGGAACTCTGATTGCAGTCGTTGCAGACATGCGAGAGGTATATGTGAAGGCTGATGTGGACGAAACCGACATCGCCGTCATTGAACCCGGCCAGAAGGCCAAGGTGGTCGCAGACGCCTATCCCGATGATATATTCGAAGGAGAAATAGTGAGGATTGCCCCTCTTGCAAAGGTAGAGCAGAATGTCACTACCTTTGAGGTGACCTCGAAAGTGGCAAATCCCCAGGGAAAGCTGAAGGCCGGGATGAATGCGACAGTTGACATAGCTGCAGGGGAGAGATTCGGTGTGCTCATGGTGCCGAATGAGGCGCTGAGGGAGCCGGGTCGCGGATTGAATAGAGGAGAGGGAAACGGTGAGAAGGGTAGCGTGTCCGTGTCCCCTGGTCCCGGGAAGACGGGCGAGAAAAATGCTCCAGCGTCCACAGATCCCAGGGCTTCGGCTCGCGGTGACGATCGGTCTCGGCGAGCAGGAGGCGGGGTGGCAGGCGAGATTCCTGGAGGAATGGCCGGGCAGGAGAGACAGGGAGCGGGTGAAGCCAAGGAAGGCGGAGTGACGGGTGGAAGACCAGTTGGGGCGCGCGGAGGGTATGGCGTTCTCACAGAGCGGTCTCCGGGTTCGGGCGGTGCGAAGGAAGAAGGCGGCGGCCCCGGGGCTTCCTGGGGCAGGGAGAAATTTGACGCGGCTGCTCCCCGTCCGAAGGCGAAACAGGTCATGGTAGGAAGGGGAGGGAAGTTCGTCCCCGAAATCGTACTTGCAGGCATAAATAATTTCGAGAATACGGAAATTCTACAAGGCCTGAAGGAGGGAGACGAGATCCAAATTCTGACAGGCGGACCTTCGGGCTCGATGAGTCAGACAATGGAACAGAGGGAGAGGTTCAAGGCACGGATGAGTCAGGGAGAGATGGGCGGCTTGAGGAGATAA